In the Niveibacterium umoris genome, GCCGTTGGCGGCCTGAAAGAAGCCATCGCGGTCGGCGTCGGCGCCGGTGAAGGCGCCTTTGCGATAGCCGAAGAACTCGCTTTCCATCAGGTTTTCCGGGATCGCACCGCAGTTCACGGCCACAAAGGGTTTGCTCGCCCGAGCGCCGTGCTCGTGAATCAGGCGCGCCGCCCGCTCCTTGCCGCTACCCGATTCGCCGCTGATGTACACCGGCGCCTGACTGCGCGCCAGGCGTTCGATCATGCCGCGCACTTGCTGCATGGTCGGCGAATCACCGGTCAGCGACGTGGCGCCGATCGGCCGGGACTCCGCGGTGCGCTTGGGCAGATCGAATACCGATTTGACCAGCGCTCGTAGCTGTTCGAGCGACACCGGCTTGGACAGGTAATCGAAAGCGCCGACCTTCAGCGCCGTGACCGCGTTTTCCATGCTGCCGTAGGCGGTGATGACCGCGACCGGCAATTCTGGGTGATGCTGCGCGATTTCCTTCACCAGCGTCAGCCCCTCGCCGTCCGGCAGACGCATGTCGGTGAGGCAGAGCTTGTAGTTGCGCTCGGCGAGCAGTGCGCGCGCCTCCGCCAGCGATCCGGCCGCGTCGGCACCAAGTCCCATGCGCAGCAAGGTCAGCTCAAGCAGTTCGCGAATATCCGCTTCGTCATCGACGATCAGCACTGCCGCGTCCGTGCGGGCTCGCCGCTCACTCGCTCCACTCATGCAATCCCCTTCGCTACCAATCTGAAATGCGCGCCGCTGCGCGAATCGCACAATTCGAGCTGCGCGCCGTTGGCCTGCGCCAGTTCGCGCGCAATGTAGAGCCCCAGCCCGGTGCCGCGCGGATCCGAGGTAAAGAAGGGCTCGAAGATCTGTGCGCGGGCCTCTGGTGGCACACCGGGGCCGTCATCCACCACATCAAGCAGGACTTCACCTTCATCCCCGCTCTGGATCGTGACCTTGACACTTCCGGGCGCCCCCGAAGCGTAGCGGCGAGCATTGCCAATCAGGTTCCACAACACCTGCTGCAAATGAATGCGGTCGAAGCGCAGGGGCAGCGCCATGTCACCCACGAGCATCACGAGCGCCGGGTCGAGCCCCTCGAAAGCCACCTGTTCATCGACGAAGGCGCGCACAAAAGGCAGCAAGGGGATCGTTTCCGGCGTGGCACGATCGCGCCGCCCGAGTTCCAGCACGTCGCGCACCATGCGGTCGATGCGCAGCGTGTTGTCATGAATGATCCGGGTCAGCCGCGACTGCATTTCGGCGCGCTTCTCCTCTGCGAGCAACTCGCTTGCATGGCTGATCGCGGCCAGCGGGTTGCGAATTTCGTGCGCGATGCTTCCAGTCAGCCGGCCGAGCGCCGCCAGCTTGATCTGCTGCGCCTCACGCTCGATGCGCTCAAGGTCTTCGAGGTACACGATGGTGTCGCCCTGGCCACCCAGGCGCAGGGTTCGCACCCGCACGCGGCTGCCTCCGTCGTTCATGCGCACCTGCCCACCGCCCTGCTGCACCGCATCGGCAAGTTCCGGGGAAATCACTTCCAGCGGAATGCCGCTGCCGGGTATGTCGCCGAGCAGCTCGGCCGCTTTCGGGTTGGCCTGCAGCAGCACGCCATCGGGGTCCAGCACCAGAATCCCATCGTGCAGATCAGCGATCACCTGTTCATTCACCTGCACCTGGCGCCGCAACGCGGCGCCGCGCTGGTGCGCAAGCCGTTCGTTGGCCAGCGCGCGCGTAGCCAGCAGGCGTGCGACGGTCGCCACCGCAAAGAAGCCGATGCAGATGAGGCCAACCGCGGTGATGTCGGACGCCGCCTCGGTATCGATCGCCAGCGCGCGCAAGCCCTGCACCACCAGCACCGACACCGACGCGAGCGAGGCATAAAAATAGACCAGGCGCCCCTCGCCCAACAGGCCTCCGGCCGCCACCACCACCATCATCATGTAGGGCAGCCCGCCCTTGTGGCCGCCACCCACGTACATCATCGCGCTCAAGGCGAGGATATCGACCGCGATGTGGGTACTGACCACCCAGTGGAAGGGTGCGCGCGACATGCGCAAGAAATAGAGCAACGCCACTGCGGCGAACAGGTAGCCGCTGACGACCCCGTACCAGGCATCGGCACTGTTGCCGTCGGAAATCAACATGCGGCCGATGAAGGCAAGCCCGCAGGCGACGATGAGCCGGTAGTAGCTGTAATAGCGCAGCGATTCCCAGCGCGATTCGGCCGGTTGCCAGACCTGCGCCGTCGTGGCGGACATTTCAGCCACGCGGCCCGAGGCGCCGGTGTGCCTCGCTGCAGTAGAAATGCCCCCCCTCGCTGACGCCCTCGCTTTCGGGCACATGCAAGCCGCAGTGGGCGCATCCGGCAATACGTTCCGAAGGCGCCGGCGCGCGCGGCGCCGCCCCGGACTGCGCTCGTCCGGATTCACCATTGACGAGGCGCCGCAGCCACCAGATACCGAGCAATCCCAGCAGGAAGAGAAGGATGTACCGCACGTTGAGGCTTCCGATGCAATTGAAGTCCGGGCGAGTCTACCACCCGCTCACAGGCAGACCAGCCGCGCCACGGCAGCGTCCAGTGTCGCGTCCTGTTTGGCGAAGCACAGCCGCACGATGCCGCGGTCGGCCCGATCGTGCGAGAACACCGAAATCGGGATCGCCGCGACACCCGCCTCGCGGGTAAGCCACTCGGCGAAGGCGACATCCGGCAGATCCGAGATCGCGCGATAGTCGACCAGCTGGAAATACGTGGCGGCGCAGGGCAGCAGGCGCAAGCGGCTCGCCGCCAGCCCGCTGCGCAGGCGGTCGCGCTTGGCTTGATAGAAGGCGGCAAGTTCGCGCCAGGTTTCGGCACGCCCTGCCACGCTTGCGAATGCCGCCTGGGCGGGGCTATTCACGGTGAATACATTGAACTGGTGCACCTTGCGGAATTCGGCCATCAGGGCGGCCGGTGCGAACACGTAGCCGACCTTCCAGCCGGTGACGTGATAGGTCTTGCCAAAGCTCGACACGCCGATCGCGCGCTGCGCCAGCGCAGGGTGGCGCGCAACGCTCTCGTGGCGCCGGCCGTCGAAGACCATGTGCTCGTAAACTTCGTCGGCCAGCACGCAGACGCGGCTGCCGTCGAGCAGTGCGGCAAGCGTCTCCATGTCTTCGCGCGGCCAGGCCGAGCCGGTCGGGTTGTGGGGCGTGTTGACGATGACCAGGCGGGTGCGCGGCGTGAGGGCGGCGCGAAACGCCGCCCAGTCCGGGCGCCACTCGGGCGCAAGCAAGGCCACCGGGCGCACCACCCCACCCTGCAGGCGGACGGCCGGACCATACGAATCGTAGGCCGGCTCGAAGACGATGACTTCGTCGCCCGGCGACACCAGCGCGGCAATCGCGGTAAACAGCGCCTGGGTGGCCCCGGCGGTAACGGTGATTTCGCTTTCGGCGTCGTACGCTGCACCATATTCAAGTTGCAGTTTCGTGGCGATCGCCTCGCGCAGTGCCGGCACACCCGCCATCGGCGGATACTGGTTGGCGCCGGCCGCAATCGCCTCGCCGACCGCGGCGGCGAGCGCCGGATCGGGCTGGAAGTCCGGAAAACCCTGCGACAGGTTGATCGCGCCGCACTGCTGCGCCAGGCGCGACATCACGGTGAAAATGGTCGTGCCTACGTCGGGCAAACGACTGTCAATCGGAACTGGCGTATCCAAGATAGGTGTCCTCCCTGCTGGAAACGACAGTCTATTCCGGCGTAAGCTGACAAAGAGGTTCTCAAGTCCGGGCGCGTGCGTCCGTTGACGAGGGAAGAGCGGCTCTGGCGGGGCAGATTGTCCCGACCGCGTGGAGGGAATGGTGGTGACCGATCTAGTGGCGGACGACGAACTGCTCTTTGCTCCGGAGGCGACGGACGAAACAGCCGAGGAAGCCGGCGCCGTCTGGCGCATCCTGATCGTCGATGACGATCACGACGTACATGCCTCGACCGAGCTGGCGCTCAAGGGCACGCCCATCCTCGGGCGGCCCCTCGAATTCCTGCACACCTACAGCGGCGCCGAGACGGTGCAGTTCCTGCGCCGCGAGCAGGACATCGCGGTGATCCTGCTCGACGTGGTGATGGAGAGTGAAAACGCCGGCCTCAAGCTGGTACACATCATCCGTGAAGAACTCGGCCTGACCGAAACGCGCATCGTGTTGCGCACTGGCCAGCCGGGCTATGCGCCGGAAATCCAGGCGATCCGCGACTACGACATCAACGACTACAAGACCAAGTCCGAGCTGACGCACACGCGGCTCTACACCACGCTCACCGTCGCAGTCCGTTCCTACGACCAGATCCGTGCCATCAACGCCAGTCGACGCGGCCTCGACATGATCGTGCGCGCGAGCGGCGAGTTGATGGAGCTACGCGGCATGCAGGGCTTTGCCGCCGGCGTCATCACCCAGCTTGCCGCGCTGCTGCGTCTGCCGCCGGAGGGGCTGATCTGCGCGCAGGAGAACGGCTCCGGGGAAGATGCGATGCAGGTCGTCGCCGCCGGCGGAAAGTTCAGCGGGCTGATCAACCAGTCGGTCGGTGATATCCCGAACAAGGATGTACGCGATCAGCTCAACCGGGCTCTGACGAGCGGTCGCAACCAGTACGAACACCACTCGACGACGCTGATACTGGCGGGGTCCGGGCGGCGCATTGCGGTTTACCTCGAACGCCATCACCCGATCGAGGAAATCGACCGCCACTTGCTCGAGGTCTTCTGCGCGAATCTGGCGGTGGGCTTCGAGAACACGGCGTTGTTCAGCCGCCTCAACAGCCTGGCCTATGTCGATGCGCTGACCGGGCTACCCAATCGGGAGCGATTCAAGGACGAACTCAACGAACGCATGCGAGGCACCCGCAAGTCTGACGCGGCTGTAGCATTGGTGGACATCGATGCCTTCGCCGAAACCAACGATGCGCTGGGCCACCAGTTCGGCGACAAGTTGCTGAAGTCAGTAGCCCTCCGTCTTCGCAACCGACTTCCCAGTGCCTTCATTTCACGTGTGGCCGGCGACACCTTCGGCGTGCTTGGCGACGCCAACCAGGTGACCCCGCCGGTCGTCGCGAGCCTGTTCGAAGAACCCTTCATCGTAGACGGTCAGGAAATCCAGATCTCCGCGACCCAGGGCTATCTGAACCTGCGCGACCACGAGGGCAGTGGAAGCGACGCGCTGAAGAATGCCAACATCGCGCTCAAGCGCGCCAAGTCGAGCCAGCGGGGCGAGCACATCGTCTTCACGCGCGCCATGGAAATCGAGATGAAGGAGCGGGTGCGACTGGTGCAAGGGCTGCGCACTGCGTTCAACGAAGATCGGCTGTTCCTGATGTACCAGCCTCAGGTACGCATCGACGGCGGCCAGCCGGTTGGTGTCGAGGCCCTGATCCGTTGGCGTGCCGACGACGGCCGCTTCGTTCCGCCGGATCGCTTCATCCCGCTGGCCGAGCACTCCGGGTTGATCGTGAGCATCGGCAGCTGGGTGATGCGGCTGGCTTGCTATGAACAGGTCAAGATCGCCGCCGCGGGCTTTACGAACATGCAGGTCGCGGTCAACGTATCGCTCGCGCAATTCCGCCATCCCCTGTTCATCGAGCAGGTGCGCGAAGCCCTGCGCGACACCGGGGCCGAGCCGGGACGCGTGGAACTGGAAATCACCGAGTCCATGGCAATGGAAGATGCTGACTTCGTCGCCGACAAACTCAACGACCTGGCGCAGATCGGCGTCAAGGTCGCCATCGACGACTTCGGAACCGGTTTCTCCTCGCTCTCGTATCTGCAACGTCTGCGGGTCGATCGCCTGAAGATCGACCGCTCCTTCGTGCAAGAGCTGTGCACCAATCAGCGCGGCCGCCAGGTTGCGGAGATGGTGATCCAGCTCGGCCGCAAGCTAGGCCTTGCCGTCATCGCGGAAGGCGTGGAGGAAGTCGACCAAGCCAACATGCTGCTGGAACTGGGCTGCCAGGAAGCGCAGGGCTACCTGTACGGCAGGCCAATGGAGCCCGCAGCGCTCTACGCCTGGCTTGCGGAACGTCGCAACGCCACCTGACAGCCGCTGTGAGCGTCGCTTGCGGGCACTTCCGCGAGCGGCGATCATCTCCGTTTAACGCACCCCGTTATTGCTTGCGACGACTTCAGAGAGTCATCGAAGAGACCTTGCCGCACTATGCACTTGTTGAACAGCCTCAATGATTTGAGCTTCGACGACACCCTCACCGGGCTCCCCAATCGTTTGCGCTTCCTGCTCGAGGTCGATGACCGATTGCGTGGCAGCCGCAACGCGGACGCAACCGTAGCCATGGTCGACATCGATGCCTTCGCTGAAACGAACGACGCACTGGGTCACGAATTCGGTGACAAGCTGCTAAGGGCTGTGGCGCAGCGTCTGCGCGTTCGTTTGCCTGGGGCGTTCATCGCGCGGGTGGCGGGCGACACCTTCGGTCTGCTGGGCGAAAGTTCGCTGGTCGCACCGCGCGTTGTTGCGTGCCTGTTCGAAGAGCCTTACTGCGTAGAGGGGCAGGAGATCCGGATTTCGGCAACTCATGGCTACGTAAATCTTGGGGAGCACGAAGGCAACGGTGCTGATGCACTCAGGAACGCCAGCTTCGCGCTCATACGCGCCAAGTCCACCCAGCGCGGCAACTACAGCATGTTCACGCGGACGATGGACATCGAGATCATGGAGCGGGTGCGCATGTTGCACGGGCTGCGCTCTGCCCTCAACGAAGACCGTCTCTTTCTGATGTACCAGCCGCAGGTACGCATCGACGGCGGCCAACCGGTCGGGGTCGAGGCCCTGATCCGCTGGCGTGCCGATGACGGCCGCTTCGTTCCGCCGGATCGTTTCATCCCGCTGGCCGAACACGCCGGGCTGATCGTGGATATTGGCAGCTGGGTCTTGCGACAGGCCTGTTATGAACAAGCAAAAATCGCAGCAGCTGGTTTCCCGAACATGCGAATGGCGGTGAACGTCTCCGCTGTCCAGTTCCGCCACCCACGGTTCATCGAGCAGGTGCGGGACGCCCTGCATGAAACCGGGGCTACTGCGGGGCAAATCGAGTTGGAGTTCACCCCGACGATGCCAGTGGAAGCACTCAATTTCGTTGAGAACATACGGAATGAACTCGCGGGAATCGGTGTCAAACTTGCGATCGACGGCTTCGGAACCGGATTTTCGTCGATGTCCGCCTTGCAACGCCTGCGCGTCGATCGCCTGAAGCTCGACCGTTCGCTCTTGCCAGCGCAGAGCACCAACCCAAACAACGGTCATCAGATTGTCGAAATGATGATCCAGTTGGGACACAAGTTGGGCGTCGCCGCACTTGCCGTGGGGGTCGAAGAGACCGAACAGGCCAACATGCTGCTGCAACTGGGCTGCCAGGAAGCACAGGGCTACCTGTACGGCAGGCCAATGGAACCCGCAGCGCTCTACGCCTGGCTTGCGGAACGTCGCAACGCCACCTGACAGCCGCTGCGAGCGTCGCTTGCGGGCACTCCCGCGAGCGGCGATCATCGCGGCATGAATCTCGCCCCACTTGTTCCGCACGATGACCACATCGAGGTCATCGACCAGACCCGCCTGCCGTTCGTCCTCGCGACGCTGGCCCTGCGAACACTCGAAGACTGCGCGCAGGGCATCGAAACCATGCAGGTGCGCGGCGCGCCGCTGATCGGCGCCACGGCAGCCTTCGGCGTCGCGCTGGCGATGGCCGGCGACGCCGGCGATGCCGCACTCGAAGCCGCGCTCGCCCGCCTTGCGCGCACCCGCCCGACCGCGGTCAATCTGCACTGGGCATTGGCCCGCATGGCGAGCCGCCTGCGCCCGCTTGCGGCCAGCACCCGTGCGGCCGCCGCGTGGGCCGAAGCCCGGGCCATCCACGACGAGGACATCGCCGCGAATCACGCCCTGGGGGAGCACGGCGCGCGCCTGATCGCCGAACGCGCGGCCACGCTCGGACGCCCGCTGCGCGTCATGACCCATTGCAACGCAGGTGCGCTCGCCACCTGTGGCTGGGGCACCGCGCTGGCCCCGGTTTACGTAGCGCATGCCGCCGGGATTGCCGTCGAGGTATGGGTCAGCGAGACCCGCCCGCGCAACCAGGGCCTGCTCACCGCCTGGGAGCTGGGCCGCGCCGGCGTTCCGCACGCGCTGATTGCCGACAATGCCGCGGGTCACCTGATGCGGCAAGGCGAGGTCGATCTCGTGATCACCGGTGCCGACCGCATCGCCGCCAACGGCGACACAGCGAACAAGGTCGGCACCTACCTCAAGGCGCTCGCGGCGCGCGAACACCAGGTGCCGTTCTACATCGCCGCACCGACCAGCACCATCGACGCCACCTGCCCGGACGGCGCCGCGATCCCGATCGAAGCGCGCAGCGCTGCCGAGGTGCAGGTCGTACACGGCGTGGATGGCGCCGGCAAACCCGCGCAGGTCACTATCTTCGCCGGTCGCTGCGCCAACCCGGCGTTTGACGTGACGCCCGCAGCGCTGATCAGCGGCATCTTCACCGAGCGCGGGCTGTACCCGTCAACGCACATCACCGAGGCGCTCGCATGACAGCCCTATCGCTACCGCATCAGCTGCTCGCCTGCGCCCGCCACATCGCAGCGCTCGGCCTGAATCCCGGCGCGGCCGGCAACCTGAGCGTGCGCGAGGCCGACGGCATGCTGATCACGCCATCCGGCCTGCCCTGGGAGGAACTGGGCACCGACGACTTCGTCCACGTCGACTGGGCGGGCCAAAGTCAGGGGCCGCGCGCGCCTTCGTCGGAATGGCAACTGCACCGCGACCTCTACCTCGCACGCTCCGAGTTCGGCGCGGTAATCCACACCCACGCCCCCTTCTGCACCGCGCTGGCCTGCCTGCACCGCGAGATTCCGTCCTTCCACTACATGGTCGCCCGCTTCGGTGGCAGCACCGTACGCTGCGCGCGCTACGCAACCTACGGCACGCCAGCCTTGTCGCTCGCCACCGCCGAGGCGATGGCCGATCGCAACGGATGCCTGCTTGGCAATCACGGCATGGTCGTCGCGGGGCGCGACCTGCGCCACGCGCAAGCGCTTGCGATCGAACTGGAAAGCCTGGCCGAACAGTACTGGCGTGCCTGCCAGCTCGGGACACCGATACTGCTGCCCGAGGACGAGATCGCCCGCGTGCTGGAAAAATTCAAGGGATACGGGGTGCGCTGACATGCGCCCCCTGGCTTTCGCGGTGCTGGTGGCGACCGCGCAACTGGCATCCCCGGCCCACGCCGAGGTGCTGGATATCGTCGCGCCCGCCTTCTGGTGCCCTTTCGCCTGCCAGGCAGGGGATGCGCGCGAGGGCTTCACGATCGAAATCCTGCGAGCGATCTTCGAACCTGCAGGGCACAAGGTCGTGTTGCACAACGAAAACTATGCACGCGCGCTGGCGGATGTGCGAAGCGGTCAGTTCCTGGCAACGCCCTCGACCCTGCATGATGAAGCGCCGGACTTCGTCTTCCCCGAGGAACCGGTTTCGCGCAACCGCTACTGCTTCTTTACCCGGCCGAACGACGCCTGGCTGTATTCCGGAGCAGGCACGCTCAAAGGCCGCACAGTGGGCGTCGTGCAGGGCTACTCCTACGGCGAAGCCATCGACCATGCGATGGAGAAACACGCCGCGCGCTTCGAGGTCGTCGCCGGAGACGACCTCACCTTGCGCCTCGCCCGCATGATGCAAGCCGAACGCATCGATGCCTTCGTCGAAGAAGAGAATCTCGTCGCCTGGCTGCGCTTCAAGGAAGTCGTGCCGCCACTGCGTGCGGCAGGCTGCGAGGCCCCGCTGTACGGCTATGTGGCCTTTTCGCCCACCAACCCGCGATCCAAGACCTATGCTGCCCAGTTCTCACGCGGCATACGGCAATTGCGTGCCGACGGTCGGCTCGCGCGCATCCTTGCGCGATACGGACTGCGAGACTGGCGTTAGGGTTTGCGAGTCCGCGCACGCCGCCAGAGCAGGTAAGGCGTCGTCACGACGAGAGAGCAGAGCATGTAGGCGGTCACCACCAGCGCCGCGTTCGGCCCTGGCATCGACGCCGCAAACAGCGCGGCGAGGCCGACATGCCGGGTCGCACAGGTAATCGCCAGCGCAGTGCGTTCGTCGGGGTCCGGCCCCCCGAGCAGATGGCCAGCAGCGAGCGCGACCAGGAGCAGGCTGCCGAGTGCCGCGAACGCACGCAGCGGGATCTGAGCGAGCGCGCCACCGAAGATCGCAATGAGGATCACGCCCAGCCCCATCAGCAACGTGCCGAAGACGGCGAGGATGCGATTCGCCCAGCGCTCGCACGGCACGGGCCAGAGGCCGCGCAGCAGCATGCCGACGAACAAGGGCAGCAGGAGCGTGCGGCCGACCGCGCCCGCGATCAGTGCGGGCGACACCGAACGGTCGAGTTGAAAGTGCTCGCCGAGCCACATCACCCAAGCCGGCACAACGGCCACCGCCAGCACGGAAGAAGTGACCACCATGCTGAACAGGTAGGGGGAGTTGCCGAGCGGGCCGAGCTTGCGCGGCAACATCGGAGCGCCCGCCGAGACTGCCAGCACCAGCAGCGCCGCGCGCGCCAGCGGGCCGAGCGGCACGAACTCGTCGATCAACACGGCAGCCAGCGGCACGGCCGCGTACATCGCGAGCAAGGTGCGCATCAGCAGGCGCGGACGCTGCCACAGATACAGCGCGGAGCGGGCCGGCAGGGCGGCGCCGAGCGCGCAGATCATCCCCGCCACCGCGAGCTTGATCAGACCGAAGAAGAGCGCCAGCACCTTGCACCTTCCAGGCGGTCAGGCCGACGGCTGCCGGCGTTGCATCAGATCTGCCCTCGTACCGCGCCAGGCACGCCGCCACCGAGCTTGTCGAGCGACACTTCGCCCTTGCGGTCGAAGGGCAGCCGGCCATAGTCACGGGTCACTACATCGCCATACACCCGGTAACCCAGCGGGCGCCCGCCTTCAAGCATCTTCGGCGCGTGGCGCAGCAGGTCGACAATCGAACCGCTCACGTCCACCGACATCGTCGTTTCACCGAGCTTCGGCAGCACCACCGCCTGGTTGCTGAGCCCGCGCGCCAGATCGTGACCATCGACTTCGAAGCGGAACGAGAGGCCGTCGATGGCGATTTCGCGGTTGTTCGGATTGGCGACCCGCAGGGTGAGCCGCAGGCGCTGTTCGAGCAGGCTGCCGCCGGGCAGGATCTGCAGTTCGGTCACGCTCACCTCGGGCTTCTCCAGCCCCAGCGCCATCATCGCGCAGCCCGACAGCAGCGCAACCCACAGCAGGATCAGCCAGCGACTTGGCACACGCATCGCGATCACTCCCGCCCCGACATTTTCTCGAGCAAGCGCAGCAGCGAGATCGAATCGTCCTCGCCCATGCCGCTGCCGACGAGGCCGTTGAGCATCTGTGCGGTCGCCGCGCTGTTGGGCAGCGACACACCCATCTTGTGCGCCTCGTCGAGCACGATGCGCAGATCCTTCTGGTGCATCCATGCCTTGAAGCCTGGCTTGAAGTTGCGGTCGAGCATGCGTTGGCCGTGGTTTTCGAGGATGCGGCTGTTGGCGAAGCCACCCATCATCGCTTCGCGCACCCGCGCCGGGTCGACGCCGGAAGCGCGCGCGAAGTGCAGCGCCTCGGCCACGATCGCCACGCCGGCCCCGGTGAGGATCTGGTTGCAGGCCTTGGCCACCTGCCCCGCCCCGCTCTCGCCGATCCAGGTCACCGTCTTGCCCATGCATTCGAGCACCGGGCGCACCCGCTCGCAGGCGGCCTGGTAGCCGCCGACCATGATCGTCAGGCTGCCGGCGATCGCGCCGACTTCGCCGCCCGAGACCGGTGCATCCAGCATCGTCACGCCACGCTCGGCCATGCGCGCAGCGATTGCCCGCGCAGCCGAAGGCGCAATCGTGCTCATGTCGATGAACACCAGATCCGAGCGGCCGGCAGCCTCGGCGCCTTCCGCCACGCCCTGCGGGCCGAGTGCCACCTGCTCAACGTCCGGCGCGTCGGCCACCATGCTGATCACCACGTCGCAGTCGCGCGCCAGCGCCGCGGCCGAGTCCGCTGCCGTTGCGCCGGCCGTCAGCAGCGGCTGCATCGACTCCGCACGCCGCGTCCACACCGCCACAGCATGCCCGCCCTTGAGCAGGTTCAGCGCCATCGGGCGCCCCATGATGCCGAGACCGACAAAACCGACTTTCATGATTCCTCCGTAGAATGCGCGCTCGGGCAGCGCAACCGGTGCGGTGCCCGATAGATCCGAGACACGGAACGAAAGACCCGCTCCATGCAATACGCCCCGATCATCAAGGAAATCGGCCGAGGCGCCAAGGGCGCAAGGCCAATGAGCGAAGCACAGGCCGAAAGCCTTTTTGGCGACATCCTCGACCAGCGCGTGCCGGATCTCGAATTGGGTGCCATTCTGCTTTCAATGCGGATCAAGGGTGAGGCCGCCGACGAAGTGGCCGGCTTCAAGCGCGCGATGGATGCGCGCACGGCGCAGGTCGCAGTCCCGGCCGGCCCGCGCTGCGTGGTGCTGCCGACTTATAACGGCGCGCGCAAGCAGG is a window encoding:
- a CDS encoding sigma-54-dependent transcriptional regulator → MSGASERRARTDAAVLIVDDEADIRELLELTLLRMGLGADAAGSLAEARALLAERNYKLCLTDMRLPDGEGLTLVKEIAQHHPELPVAVITAYGSMENAVTALKVGAFDYLSKPVSLEQLRALVKSVFDLPKRTAESRPIGATSLTGDSPTMQQVRGMIERLARSQAPVYISGESGSGKERAARLIHEHGARASKPFVAVNCGAIPENLMESEFFGYRKGAFTGADADRDGFFQAANGGTLFLDEVGDLPLPMQVKLLRAIQEKRVRRVGDTSELAVDLRIISATHRNLKDLVDQGRFRQDLFYRLNVIELRMPALRERREDIPALVEALLRRLANDAGLPTPRIEDAAMAALMRYAFPGNVRELENVLERALALHSAECITADDLHIEPREGEDGVAAVPGGGVALERESLQDYLDRVERQAINEAIAKTDGNRTAAARLLGVTFRSLRYRMDRLGMKD
- a CDS encoding sensor histidine kinase, which codes for MSATTAQVWQPAESRWESLRYYSYYRLIVACGLAFIGRMLISDGNSADAWYGVVSGYLFAAVALLYFLRMSRAPFHWVVSTHIAVDILALSAMMYVGGGHKGGLPYMMMVVVAAGGLLGEGRLVYFYASLASVSVLVVQGLRALAIDTEAASDITAVGLICIGFFAVATVARLLATRALANERLAHQRGAALRRQVQVNEQVIADLHDGILVLDPDGVLLQANPKAAELLGDIPGSGIPLEVISPELADAVQQGGGQVRMNDGGSRVRVRTLRLGGQGDTIVYLEDLERIEREAQQIKLAALGRLTGSIAHEIRNPLAAISHASELLAEEKRAEMQSRLTRIIHDNTLRIDRMVRDVLELGRRDRATPETIPLLPFVRAFVDEQVAFEGLDPALVMLVGDMALPLRFDRIHLQQVLWNLIGNARRYASGAPGSVKVTIQSGDEGEVLLDVVDDGPGVPPEARAQIFEPFFTSDPRGTGLGLYIARELAQANGAQLELCDSRSGAHFRLVAKGIA
- a CDS encoding PP0621 family protein; translation: MRYILLFLLGLLGIWWLRRLVNGESGRAQSGAAPRAPAPSERIAGCAHCGLHVPESEGVSEGGHFYCSEAHRRLGPRG
- a CDS encoding methionine aminotransferase, coding for MLDTPVPIDSRLPDVGTTIFTVMSRLAQQCGAINLSQGFPDFQPDPALAAAVGEAIAAGANQYPPMAGVPALREAIATKLQLEYGAAYDAESEITVTAGATQALFTAIAALVSPGDEVIVFEPAYDSYGPAVRLQGGVVRPVALLAPEWRPDWAAFRAALTPRTRLVIVNTPHNPTGSAWPREDMETLAALLDGSRVCVLADEVYEHMVFDGRRHESVARHPALAQRAIGVSSFGKTYHVTGWKVGYVFAPAALMAEFRKVHQFNVFTVNSPAQAAFASVAGRAETWRELAAFYQAKRDRLRSGLAASRLRLLPCAATYFQLVDYRAISDLPDVAFAEWLTREAGVAAIPISVFSHDRADRGIVRLCFAKQDATLDAAVARLVCL
- a CDS encoding EAL domain-containing protein, whose amino-acid sequence is MVVTDLVADDELLFAPEATDETAEEAGAVWRILIVDDDHDVHASTELALKGTPILGRPLEFLHTYSGAETVQFLRREQDIAVILLDVVMESENAGLKLVHIIREELGLTETRIVLRTGQPGYAPEIQAIRDYDINDYKTKSELTHTRLYTTLTVAVRSYDQIRAINASRRGLDMIVRASGELMELRGMQGFAAGVITQLAALLRLPPEGLICAQENGSGEDAMQVVAAGGKFSGLINQSVGDIPNKDVRDQLNRALTSGRNQYEHHSTTLILAGSGRRIAVYLERHHPIEEIDRHLLEVFCANLAVGFENTALFSRLNSLAYVDALTGLPNRERFKDELNERMRGTRKSDAAVALVDIDAFAETNDALGHQFGDKLLKSVALRLRNRLPSAFISRVAGDTFGVLGDANQVTPPVVASLFEEPFIVDGQEIQISATQGYLNLRDHEGSGSDALKNANIALKRAKSSQRGEHIVFTRAMEIEMKERVRLVQGLRTAFNEDRLFLMYQPQVRIDGGQPVGVEALIRWRADDGRFVPPDRFIPLAEHSGLIVSIGSWVMRLACYEQVKIAAAGFTNMQVAVNVSLAQFRHPLFIEQVREALRDTGAEPGRVELEITESMAMEDADFVADKLNDLAQIGVKVAIDDFGTGFSSLSYLQRLRVDRLKIDRSFVQELCTNQRGRQVAEMVIQLGRKLGLAVIAEGVEEVDQANMLLELGCQEAQGYLYGRPMEPAALYAWLAERRNAT
- a CDS encoding putative bifunctional diguanylate cyclase/phosphodiesterase; the protein is MNSLNDLSFDDTLTGLPNRLRFLLEVDDRLRGSRNADATVAMVDIDAFAETNDALGHEFGDKLLRAVAQRLRVRLPGAFIARVAGDTFGLLGESSLVAPRVVACLFEEPYCVEGQEIRISATHGYVNLGEHEGNGADALRNASFALIRAKSTQRGNYSMFTRTMDIEIMERVRMLHGLRSALNEDRLFLMYQPQVRIDGGQPVGVEALIRWRADDGRFVPPDRFIPLAEHAGLIVDIGSWVLRQACYEQAKIAAAGFPNMRMAVNVSAVQFRHPRFIEQVRDALHETGATAGQIELEFTPTMPVEALNFVENIRNELAGIGVKLAIDGFGTGFSSMSALQRLRVDRLKLDRSLLPAQSTNPNNGHQIVEMMIQLGHKLGVAALAVGVEETEQANMLLQLGCQEAQGYLYGRPMEPAALYAWLAERRNAT
- the mtnA gene encoding S-methyl-5-thioribose-1-phosphate isomerase, yielding MNLAPLVPHDDHIEVIDQTRLPFVLATLALRTLEDCAQGIETMQVRGAPLIGATAAFGVALAMAGDAGDAALEAALARLARTRPTAVNLHWALARMASRLRPLAASTRAAAAWAEARAIHDEDIAANHALGEHGARLIAERAATLGRPLRVMTHCNAGALATCGWGTALAPVYVAHAAGIAVEVWVSETRPRNQGLLTAWELGRAGVPHALIADNAAGHLMRQGEVDLVITGADRIAANGDTANKVGTYLKALAAREHQVPFYIAAPTSTIDATCPDGAAIPIEARSAAEVQVVHGVDGAGKPAQVTIFAGRCANPAFDVTPAALISGIFTERGLYPSTHITEALA